Genomic DNA from Schistosoma haematobium chromosome 1, whole genome shotgun sequence:
GTTTAACGAAAATATTGCTTTCCAATGAATTTATTTCCAAAGCTGTGCAATTAAATACATACATATTCTttgttaataatgataatgtaaaATATGTTCGTTAATAACAACAATCCTCCGAATGAATTAAAAAAGCACAAAAATCTGTTATTTTAGTCCAGAAACTAAAAAGAGAGTTTGTGACAGGTTGGAAAAAAGGGCATAGCGGTGGTTACAATGATAAATTATCACATGAACACGGGTTATTCAACGAAAAGAGACTTATCATTCTGAATCATTGGCAAGGTAAATAGAAACCAGGAAGAAAAGAGATAGTACATATTCATTTGACATTTTGTATTGGTGATCTCCTTGCTATATACATATAGAAAACTCATATTGTGTATGAAAATAAAATCCTTCTACATGCTCGTGACTTGTAATTTTTACAAACCACATCCTTTCTCCGTCACGTTGTTAAACCCGAATAGATTTATTTTCATGACGTTTCTCCGATATGGTTactatttcaaatttattttatcatatctACCGAACTTTAATAAGTTATTATGGGACATATCGTTAACTTTTTAACCTATAAATAATGGCGTCATTAGTATCTCAATAAGAATGGAACATTTTTGCATGACTATTTATTTCGTTAAAGCAATTGATAAGTTGTTATTATgaacaatcaaataataaaaatggcGTTAAACATATGTCGCTAGTTATTAAAACTAGCTACATGTAGATGGTGttagaagaaacaaataatttgtgtattctgaaaaaaaaatcaatccaTCAGAGAAAAAGTAAGATATGGTAATCGGAATATCGTACATTATAAAAAACTTAATTCAGTGATATCACATAAAGGacaaattattaatattgataaacaaaataaacaaatgatgaaaatatttcttACAGAATTCTTGGTAGAAATTACAACACATCCCTCCTCAATAAAGTACATTTCTTCTCCTGGTTCACCCTCTTGAATAATGCACGTCCCATCTTCATAGGTATGACTCCCAAGTGCATCCGCCAAATTAGTACGTTCGTATGCACTTAAACTCCCTAAAAGCGGAACTGAAGATAGCAAGTTCTCATAAAGTTGACGTTTTAAAAATGCCTGTCGCAAAACTATATGTTGGAACGTTGTTCGATCCAAAGCCCACAATACACCATCTGTTTTCGCTATAATGGTAGCCGCTCGAGGAGTGTTATACATAAGTGCTAATTCTCCAAAGGAACCCGATCCAGCGTAACTTCCTACTATATTCCCATTTATGATTATATCATAGTCCCCACTAAAATGGAAACAAACCAGTTTGTCCCTTATGAGCAAACAAAGTACTTTAATGTACATATTTTCTCATACATATCTAACAAAACCACAAATAGAAATAGTCTcttttacaaacaaataatttagtCGCAGAAACACTATCACTAACAACATATCAACACAATTAAAAAAACATGGTGAAGCTTTACCTATACAGATTAGTAATCTAATTAACGAGAAAACATGATAATATCTAGTTACGataaatgaatatatgaatatatttaattaattataagcTAAGTTGACAACTATATTAGTTTACAGAACTGATAATGTTCAGTGAATTCGGAGACATAACACATCAAAACTTTGTTAAAAGAATTAGT
This window encodes:
- the PKA-R2 gene encoding cAMP-dependent protein kinase type II regulatory subunit (EggNog:ENOG41035R0~COG:T) is translated as MYNTPRAATIIAKTDGVLWALDRTTFQHIVLRQAFLKRQLYENLLSSVPLLGSLSAYERTNLADALGSHTYEDGTCIIQEGEPGEEMYFIEEGCVVISTKNSKGEEIVLKQLHKNDYFGELALILHEPRKASARAVGRTKLAVLDVSSFERLMGPCIEIMQREMGRYRTQLLETLGPDDIRNNPSLAKFVEFEQ